In Enterobacter sp. 638, a single window of DNA contains:
- the metF gene encoding methylenetetrahydrofolate reductase: MSFFHANQREALNQSLAEVQGQINVSFEFFPPRTSEMEQTLWSSIDRLSSLKPKFVSVTYGANSGERDRTHSIIKGIKDRTGLEAAPHLTCVDATRDELRAIAQDYWNNGIRHIVALRGDLPPGSGKPEMYATDLVTLLKDVGDFDISVAAYPEVHPEAKSAQADLLNLKRKVDAGANRAITQFFFDVESYLRFRDRCVNAGIDLEIIPGILPVSNFKQAKKFADMTNVRIPLWMQKMYEGLDDDAETRKLVGANIAMDMVKILSREGVKDFHFYTLNRAEMSYAICHTLGVRPGL; this comes from the coding sequence ATGAGCTTTTTTCACGCCAACCAGCGGGAAGCCCTGAATCAGAGCCTGGCTGAAGTGCAGGGCCAGATTAACGTCTCTTTTGAATTCTTTCCGCCGCGCACCAGTGAAATGGAGCAAACCCTATGGAGCTCTATCGATCGCCTGAGCAGCCTGAAGCCGAAATTTGTCTCCGTCACCTACGGGGCAAACTCAGGCGAGCGCGACCGTACGCACAGCATTATTAAAGGCATTAAGGACCGCACGGGACTTGAAGCTGCGCCGCATTTGACCTGCGTGGATGCGACCCGTGACGAACTGCGCGCTATCGCCCAGGATTACTGGAATAACGGGATTCGCCACATTGTCGCCCTGCGCGGTGACCTGCCGCCGGGCAGCGGTAAGCCGGAAATGTACGCCACCGATCTGGTCACGTTGCTCAAGGACGTGGGCGATTTTGATATCTCCGTCGCCGCTTATCCGGAAGTGCATCCGGAAGCGAAAAGTGCCCAGGCCGATCTGCTCAACCTGAAACGTAAAGTCGATGCCGGTGCCAACCGCGCGATTACCCAGTTTTTCTTCGACGTCGAAAGCTATCTGCGTTTTCGTGACCGCTGCGTTAACGCTGGAATCGACCTGGAAATTATCCCGGGCATCCTGCCGGTCTCGAACTTCAAGCAGGCGAAGAAGTTTGCGGACATGACCAACGTGCGTATCCCGCTGTGGATGCAGAAAATGTACGAAGGGCTGGATGACGACGCTGAAACCCGCAAGCTGGTGGGGGCTAATATCGCGATGGACATGGTGAAAATTTTGAGTCGTGAAGGGGTGAAGGATTTCCATTTCTACACGCTTAACCGCGCCGAGATGAGTTACGCCATCTGCCACACTCTCGGCGTTCGCCCTGGACTGTAA